The following are encoded together in the Anguilla rostrata isolate EN2019 chromosome 19, ASM1855537v3, whole genome shotgun sequence genome:
- the LOC135245658 gene encoding tetraspanin-8-like: protein MAVSKCIKYCLFFFNLLFWISGCIILGVSIYLKVDKDSSKIVGGSLPGVDLLIAIGVIIMVLGFLGCCGAIKENKCMLMLFFIGLLLIFILLLAAGILGAVGEDKSTDFIKEQLNNLVPLADQPESTQTDIQALEVEGKCCGLIKGPEDWGSQVPSSCNCNDTTAACTTVGGKKVYSTPCAEFVTTLLKKNLTVALGIAFGIAVLMLFGMIFSMVLYCQIGKAETSTA from the exons ATGGCCGTCAGCAAATGCATCAAGTACTGccttttcttctttaatttACTCTTCTGG ATCAGCGGATGCATCATCCTCGGTGTGTCCATTTATCTGAAAGTGGACAAGGATTCATCCAAG ATCGTCGGTGGGTCCCTCCCGGGGGTCGACCTGCTGATCGCCATCGGCGTGATCATCATGGTGCTCGGCTTCCTCGGGTGCTGCGGCGCCATCAAAGAGAACAAGTGCATGCTAATGCTG TTCTTCATCGGGCTGCTGCTGAtcttcatcctgctgctggCAGCCGGCATCCTGGGGGCCGTGGGCGAGGACAAG TCCACGGATTTTATCAAAGAGCAGCTGAATAATCTGGTCCCTCTGGCCGACCAGCCAGAGAGCACACAGACGGACATCCAGGCcctggaggtggag GGCAAGTGCTGCGGGCTGATCAAAGGCCCCGAGGACTGGGGCAGCCAGGTGCCCTCCTCCTGCAACTGCAACGACACGACGGCGGCGTGCACCACCGTCGGAGGCAAGAAGGTCTACAGCACG CCGTGTGCTGAGTTTGTGACCACCTTGTTAAAGAAGAACCTGACCGTGGCTCTTGGAATAGCTTTCGGTATTGCAGTCCTGATG CTGTTTGGAATGATCTTCTCCATGGTCCTGTACTGCCAGATCGGCAAGGCAGAGACCAGCACCGCCTAA